In the Arthrobacter sp. CDRTa11 genome, CCTGTTTTTGATGATCCTGGATGCCAGCACAAGCTCGCACCGGGCCACACCGCTGAGCTTTGTGGTGATGATCCTGAAGAATCCGATGATTGTGGGCTCGGCCCTGGGGCTGGTGGTGGCCGGAACCGGCTGGCAGGTCCCCGCCCTGGTGATGGAACCCATCCACCTGATTGGCGGCGCAGCCATTCCGGCCATGCTTATCGCCTTTGGCATGAGCCTAAACGGGTCCAGGCCACTGCAGGCTGTGGGTGGACGGCGCCTGGATACGTTGCTGGCCAGCGGCTTCAAGCTGCTGGTGCAGCCTGGCATCGCCTACCTGTTTGCCAAGTTTGCGCTGGGGATGGAAGGCCACGCTTTGTTCGCCGTGGTGGTCATTTCAGCACTCCCCACGGCGCAGAACGTCTTTGTTGCCGCCAGCCGCTACAAAACCGGCCTCATCGTGGCCAAGGACACCGTGCTGATCACCACCGTGGTGGCTGTGCCCGCCATGATCGGGCTCGCCCAACTGCTCACCTGAGCAGTGGATCAGTCAAACACCCAAGCACCCAAGCACCCAAGCACCTGAGCACCTGGAGGACTGATGGGAACAATCCTGGATACCGTTGTGATCGGCGGAGGTGCCATGGGATCAGCTGCCGCTTGGGCCCTGTCCCGCCGGGGCCGGCAGGTCACGCTGCTGGAACAGTTCGGACCCGGCCATCTCAAGGGCGCCTCACACGGAGCCACCCGCAACCTCAACCCCGGCTATCACCGCCCCGAGTATGTGGCCATGCTGGCCGAATCACTGGCCTTGTGGGACGAGCTGGAGCAGGAGAGCGGCCAGCGGCTCCTCACCCGAACCGGCATCGTCAGCCATGGGCCGGATCCCG is a window encoding:
- a CDS encoding AEC family transporter, with protein sequence MVGVLSGFFVVWVIILVGWFVGRRRLLGENGRQVLSGLTFFVASPALLFETLGKARLQEVFAEPLLVTAVAAFASAMVFFAIIKFWLRRPLPEALMSSMAASLVNSANLGIPIAVYVLGDASYVAPLLIFQLAFFSPLFLMILDASTSSHRATPLSFVVMILKNPMIVGSALGLVVAGTGWQVPALVMEPIHLIGGAAIPAMLIAFGMSLNGSRPLQAVGGRRLDTLLASGFKLLVQPGIAYLFAKFALGMEGHALFAVVVISALPTAQNVFVAASRYKTGLIVAKDTVLITTVVAVPAMIGLAQLLT